From one Lycorma delicatula isolate Av1 chromosome 2, ASM4794821v1, whole genome shotgun sequence genomic stretch:
- the LOC142320377 gene encoding pleckstrin homology domain-containing family G member 5-like — protein sequence MFEEIFRPYTKYCAEQSSCQQYCREKHQENELFTTYLVWCETQKGCNRLGLMDILVKPMQRLTKYSLLLKAIQKHTEIEEHRQSLELMMNYY from the exons ATG tttgaagaaATTTTTCGTCCATACACAAAATATTGTGCTGAACAAAGTTCATGTCAGCAATATTGTCGGGAAAAACACCAAGAAAATGAACTGTTCACGACGTACCTTGTG TGGTGTGAAACTCAAAAAGGTTGTAACAGGCTTGGTTTAATGGATATTCTTGTAAAACCAATGCAGCGACTAACCAAATATTCACTTCTTTTAAAAGCAATTCAAAAACATACTGAAATTGAAGAACACCGACAAAGCCTAGAATTAATG atgaactattattaa